Proteins co-encoded in one Marinobacter qingdaonensis genomic window:
- a CDS encoding ABC transporter ATP-binding protein: MQPSSAVIDCRQVTRTYSEGPEKLTIFSDISLQVGAGETVAIVGSSGAGKTTLLNLLGGLDRPSSGQIAICGSDIHRLSEAARARFRNRHLGFVYQFHHLLPEFPALENVMMPCVLGGMSVKDARARAETLLDRVGLGQRLGHKPGELSGGERQRVAIARALVNEPECVLMDEPTGNLDEQTGAGVKALIESLRDQLGIAFVMVTHDMTMARSLGRVLRLEQGRLIQEV; encoded by the coding sequence ATGCAGCCATCCTCCGCAGTCATTGATTGTCGTCAGGTCACCCGTACCTACAGCGAGGGCCCGGAAAAACTGACGATTTTCTCCGACATCTCGCTTCAGGTGGGCGCGGGCGAGACCGTCGCCATCGTCGGCAGCAGCGGGGCCGGCAAGACCACCCTGCTGAATTTGCTGGGCGGCCTCGACCGGCCGTCCTCCGGCCAGATCGCAATTTGCGGCAGCGACATTCATCGTCTGTCCGAGGCGGCTCGGGCCCGATTCCGCAACCGCCATCTGGGCTTCGTCTACCAGTTCCATCACTTGCTGCCGGAGTTCCCGGCCCTGGAAAACGTGATGATGCCCTGCGTGCTGGGCGGTATGAGCGTCAAGGACGCCCGAGCCAGGGCGGAAACGCTGCTGGACCGCGTCGGTCTGGGCCAGCGTCTGGGCCACAAGCCGGGGGAGTTGTCCGGCGGTGAGCGCCAGCGGGTGGCCATTGCCCGCGCCCTGGTCAACGAGCCGGAGTGCGTGCTGATGGACGAACCCACCGGCAACCTGGATGAGCAGACCGGCGCCGGGGTGAAGGCGTTGATCGAGTCTCTGCGGGATCAGCTGGGTATTGCCTTTGTCATGGTGACCCATGACATGACCATGGCACGGAGTCTGGGGCGGGTACTGCGCCTGGAACAGGGACGACTGATTCAGGAGGTCTGA
- a CDS encoding arginyltransferase, with protein MSNLRTLVFFATPPHDCSYLPDREATTMFVDPRAHIDKRLYSQLTALGFRRSGSHYYRPHCENCNACVPVRLRVADFQPDRNQRRVLRKNQDLECTMVPARFSEHYYRLYAHYIEQRHKDGDMYPPSREQFTSFLVDGATDSWFMEMRLDQELVGLAAIDLLDDGLSAIYTVFKPTLEHRSLGTFAILWQIEEAKRRQLPHLYLGYWIRECRKMNYKTRFRPIEALHDGHWRVMDLN; from the coding sequence ATGAGTAATCTCAGAACCCTGGTGTTCTTCGCAACCCCGCCGCACGACTGCAGTTATCTCCCGGACCGCGAAGCCACCACCATGTTTGTCGATCCCCGCGCCCACATCGACAAGCGACTGTACAGCCAGTTGACCGCGCTCGGCTTTCGCCGCAGCGGCTCCCACTACTACCGCCCCCACTGCGAGAATTGCAACGCCTGCGTGCCGGTGCGGCTACGGGTGGCCGACTTCCAGCCCGACCGCAACCAGCGCCGCGTGCTGCGCAAGAATCAGGACCTGGAGTGCACCATGGTGCCGGCCCGGTTCAGCGAGCACTACTACCGGCTCTACGCCCACTACATCGAGCAGCGCCACAAGGACGGCGACATGTACCCGCCGTCCCGGGAACAGTTCACCTCGTTTCTGGTGGATGGCGCCACCGACTCCTGGTTCATGGAAATGCGCCTGGATCAGGAACTGGTGGGCCTGGCCGCCATTGACCTGCTCGACGACGGCCTCTCGGCGATCTACACCGTGTTCAAGCCGACGCTGGAACATCGCAGCCTGGGGACCTTCGCCATTCTCTGGCAGATTGAAGAAGCCAAACGGCGCCAGTTGCCGCATCTGTACCTGGGTTACTGGATTCGCGAATGCCGTAAAATGAACTACAAGACCCGGTTCAGGCCCATCGAAGCACTGCACGACGGCCACTGGCGCGTCATGGACCTGAACTGA
- the aat gene encoding leucyl/phenylalanyl-tRNA--protein transferase: MTSLPWLDPDQLWFPPADEALDDPDGLLALGGDLSTDRLLLAYTNGIFPWYSDDQPILWWSPNPRCVLVPEEVHVSRSLRRTLNQKKFSVTADQAFGRIIRLCATTRAEGTWITEDMIASYSELHRLGYAHSIEVWNRAGELAGGMYGLAIGQCFFGESMFSLETNASKVLMVHLAHQLQDWDYKIMDCQVESRHLLTMGARTIPRGEFLSILRACVGRKPKQRTWEMRWQWPGPEA, encoded by the coding sequence ATGACCTCACTACCCTGGCTAGACCCGGACCAACTCTGGTTCCCGCCCGCCGACGAGGCACTCGACGATCCCGACGGACTCCTTGCCCTGGGTGGCGACCTCTCGACCGACCGACTCCTGCTTGCCTACACCAACGGCATCTTCCCCTGGTACAGCGACGACCAGCCGATCCTCTGGTGGTCACCCAACCCCCGCTGCGTGCTCGTTCCCGAAGAAGTGCACGTGTCCCGCAGCCTGCGGCGAACCCTCAACCAGAAGAAATTCAGCGTCACCGCCGACCAGGCGTTCGGCCGCATCATCCGGCTTTGCGCCACAACCCGGGCCGAAGGCACCTGGATCACCGAGGACATGATCGCCAGCTATTCCGAGCTGCATCGGTTGGGCTACGCCCACTCCATCGAGGTCTGGAACCGGGCCGGCGAGCTGGCCGGGGGCATGTACGGCCTGGCCATTGGCCAGTGCTTTTTCGGCGAATCCATGTTTTCCCTCGAGACCAATGCCTCGAAAGTCCTGATGGTGCACCTGGCGCACCAGCTCCAGGACTGGGACTACAAGATCATGGACTGCCAGGTGGAAAGCCGGCACCTGCTGACCATGGGGGCCCGCACCATTCCCCGGGGCGAGTTTTTATCTATACTCAGGGCATGCGTTGGTCGCAAACCGAAACAACGGACCTGGGAAATGCGCTGGCAATGGCCCGGGCCGGAGGCGTGA
- a CDS encoding carbon-nitrogen hydrolase, whose product MSPTQPGQTLNLAAIQQTCSSDKAVSLATTERLVREAAAGGANLVVLQELHATLYFCQTEDTQVFELAEPIPGPTSQRLSELARELGIVLVGSIFERRMNGVYHNTAVVFDSDGTLAGLYRKMHIPDDPGFYEKFYFTPGDAQFNDGRSGFTPIETSVGKLGVLVCWDQWYPEAARLMALAGAEILIYPTAIGWDVTDDPDEQARQLDAWVTVQRGHAVANNLPVVAPNRVGTEPDPSGHSEGIRFWGNSFICGPQGEFLARADDSSESILSVTLDRSRSESVRRIWPYLRDRRIDAYGDILKRVRD is encoded by the coding sequence ATGAGCCCGACACAACCCGGACAGACCCTGAACCTGGCGGCCATCCAGCAGACCTGCAGCAGCGACAAGGCGGTGAGCCTGGCGACCACGGAAAGGCTGGTGCGCGAAGCTGCCGCCGGCGGGGCCAACCTCGTGGTTCTTCAGGAGCTGCACGCCACCCTGTACTTCTGCCAGACCGAGGACACCCAGGTGTTTGAACTGGCCGAACCCATTCCCGGCCCGACCAGTCAGCGGCTGTCGGAGCTGGCGCGGGAACTGGGCATCGTACTGGTCGGCTCGATCTTCGAGCGCCGGATGAACGGCGTCTACCACAACACCGCGGTGGTGTTTGACAGCGATGGCACGCTGGCCGGCCTGTACCGCAAGATGCACATTCCGGACGATCCCGGATTCTACGAAAAGTTCTACTTCACCCCTGGCGATGCCCAGTTCAACGACGGCCGCAGCGGTTTCACGCCGATCGAAACCTCCGTGGGCAAGCTCGGCGTTCTGGTGTGCTGGGACCAGTGGTACCCGGAGGCGGCCCGCCTGATGGCCCTGGCCGGGGCCGAGATCCTGATTTACCCGACGGCCATCGGCTGGGACGTCACCGACGACCCGGACGAGCAGGCGCGCCAGCTCGACGCCTGGGTCACCGTCCAGCGAGGCCACGCCGTGGCCAACAACCTGCCGGTGGTCGCGCCCAACCGCGTTGGCACCGAACCCGATCCGTCCGGGCACTCCGAGGGCATTCGATTCTGGGGCAACAGTTTCATCTGCGGCCCGCAGGGCGAGTTCCTGGCCCGTGCCGATGACAGCAGCGAAAGCATCTTGAGCGTGACCCTCGATCGCAGCCGCTCGGAATCGGTTCGCCGCATCTGGCCGTATTTGAGAGATCGGCGGATTGACGCCTACGGCGACATCCTCAAACGGGTCCGGGACTGA
- a CDS encoding agmatine deiminase family protein, translated as MLPAEWAPQSAVMLTWPHPGTDWSELLDQVEPVFMAIARSVLRFEHLVISCEHVIRAQELQNELNQFAQQQGLPGRVISVPAPANDTWARDHGPITVDTDDGPTLLDFRFNAWGGKFPWEKDDALNRHLANAGAFGRCPLQPVDFVLEGGSIESDGEGTLLTTSECLLTPTRNPSQDRTAIERLLSELLGADRMLWLNHGYLAGDDTDSHIDTLARFCAPDHICYVACPDPDDEHYAALAAMEEELNQFRQRDGSPYRLTALPWPDPIYDDDGQRLPATYANFLIINNAVLLPVYGVAQDDDAIAIVADLFPDREVIPIDCRPLIGQHGSLHCVTMQLPAGVVVP; from the coding sequence ATGCTGCCCGCCGAATGGGCCCCGCAGAGCGCCGTAATGCTGACCTGGCCCCACCCGGGCACCGATTGGTCCGAACTTCTCGACCAGGTCGAACCGGTATTCATGGCCATTGCCCGGTCCGTGCTTCGATTCGAACACCTGGTGATCAGCTGCGAGCACGTCATCCGGGCCCAAGAGCTCCAGAACGAACTGAACCAGTTCGCCCAGCAGCAGGGTCTGCCGGGACGGGTCATTTCGGTGCCGGCGCCGGCCAACGACACCTGGGCCCGGGACCATGGCCCGATCACCGTGGACACCGATGACGGCCCGACGCTGCTGGATTTCCGGTTCAACGCCTGGGGCGGCAAGTTTCCCTGGGAAAAGGACGACGCGCTGAATCGCCACCTGGCCAACGCCGGCGCCTTCGGGCGCTGCCCGCTGCAGCCGGTGGACTTTGTGCTGGAAGGCGGCTCCATCGAATCCGATGGCGAGGGTACCCTGCTGACTACCAGCGAATGCCTGCTAACGCCCACCCGCAACCCGTCGCAGGATCGCACCGCCATCGAACGGCTGTTGTCGGAATTGCTCGGCGCCGATCGCATGCTCTGGCTCAACCACGGCTACCTGGCCGGGGATGACACCGACAGCCACATCGACACCCTCGCCCGGTTCTGCGCACCCGACCATATCTGCTACGTCGCCTGCCCCGACCCGGACGACGAGCACTACGCCGCCCTGGCCGCCATGGAGGAGGAACTCAATCAGTTCCGCCAGCGCGACGGCAGCCCCTACCGGTTGACGGCACTGCCCTGGCCGGATCCGATCTATGATGACGACGGCCAGCGGCTGCCCGCCACCTACGCCAATTTTCTGATCATCAACAACGCCGTCCTGTTGCCGGTGTACGGAGTAGCCCAGGATGACGACGCCATTGCCATCGTCGCCGACCTGTTCCCGGACCGGGAGGTGATTCCCATTGATTGCCGACCACTGATCGGCCAGCACGGCAGCCTGCACTGCGTCACCATGCAGCTGCCGGCAGGAGTCGTCGTACCATGA
- a CDS encoding PilZ domain-containing protein: MQSPNTPNEPEENSPERRDFFRIEDRIGLEVRKLSTTVSTEDKVMDGDHLESLKAEFRRLDQDVRSQLASLAERDRLLTGLIKSLNGKLDTLARIMAFEQNPLQPEDWQEVTLSEGGIAFSSDQADWQIGDHLALTMTLPPELFQPHAIAQVLDLQPTNGGATRVHAEFVRIQDADRQQIARHVMRWQIRQRQKQ; the protein is encoded by the coding sequence ATGCAGTCACCCAACACCCCGAACGAGCCCGAGGAAAACAGTCCCGAACGCCGGGATTTTTTCCGTATCGAGGATCGAATTGGCCTGGAAGTCCGCAAGCTCTCAACCACCGTCAGCACCGAGGACAAGGTCATGGACGGTGATCATCTGGAAAGCCTCAAGGCCGAGTTCCGACGACTGGATCAGGATGTCCGATCGCAACTCGCCAGTCTTGCCGAGCGTGACCGCCTGCTGACCGGGCTGATCAAGTCCTTGAACGGCAAGCTCGACACGCTCGCGCGCATTATGGCCTTTGAGCAAAATCCGTTGCAACCGGAAGACTGGCAGGAGGTTACCCTGAGCGAGGGTGGCATCGCCTTCTCCAGCGACCAGGCCGATTGGCAGATTGGCGACCACCTCGCCCTGACCATGACCCTGCCCCCCGAACTGTTCCAACCCCACGCCATCGCCCAGGTGTTGGACCTCCAGCCCACAAACGGCGGCGCCACGAGGGTTCACGCCGAATTTGTCCGGATCCAGGATGCCGACCGGCAGCAGATCGCCCGGCATGTGATGCGGTGGCAAATCCGCCAGCGGCAAAAGCAGTAA
- the trxB gene encoding thioredoxin-disulfide reductase, translated as MSETKHSRLIILGSGPAGYTAAVYAARANLNPTLITGIEVGGQLTTTTDVDNWPGDNDGVQGPELMQRMLKHAERFETSIVYDTINEADLRNRPFRLKGDGGEYTCDALIIATGASAMYLGLESEEKFKGQGVSACATCDGFFYKKQKVAVIGGGNTAVEEALYLSNIADEVTLVHRRDSLRAEKILQDKLFEKAENGNVNIVWDHTLDEVLGDGTGVTGMRIKSTKDDSTQELDLAGVFIAIGHKPNTDLFQGQLDMENGYIRIRSGLEGMATQSSIPGVFAAGDVADHVYRQAVTSAGFGCMAALDAEKFLDQQD; from the coding sequence ATGAGCGAAACCAAGCACTCCCGACTGATCATCCTCGGCTCCGGTCCTGCCGGCTACACCGCCGCCGTCTACGCGGCCCGGGCTAACCTCAATCCGACCCTGATTACCGGGATTGAAGTCGGCGGCCAGCTCACCACCACCACCGACGTCGACAACTGGCCGGGCGACAACGACGGGGTCCAGGGTCCTGAGCTCATGCAGCGCATGCTCAAGCACGCCGAGCGCTTCGAGACCAGCATCGTCTATGACACCATCAACGAAGCCGACCTGCGCAATCGTCCGTTCCGCCTGAAAGGCGATGGCGGCGAGTACACCTGCGATGCCCTGATCATCGCCACCGGCGCCTCCGCCATGTACTTGGGCCTGGAATCGGAAGAGAAGTTTAAAGGCCAGGGCGTGTCCGCCTGCGCCACCTGCGACGGTTTCTTCTACAAGAAGCAGAAAGTTGCTGTCATCGGCGGCGGCAACACCGCCGTGGAAGAGGCCCTGTACCTGTCCAACATTGCCGACGAAGTCACCCTGGTGCACCGCCGCGACAGCCTGCGTGCCGAGAAAATCCTGCAGGACAAACTGTTTGAGAAAGCCGAGAACGGCAACGTTAATATCGTCTGGGACCACACCCTGGACGAGGTCCTTGGAGACGGCACCGGCGTAACCGGCATGCGCATCAAGAGCACCAAGGACGACTCCACCCAGGAGCTGGACCTGGCTGGCGTGTTCATTGCCATCGGCCACAAGCCCAACACCGACCTGTTCCAGGGCCAGCTGGACATGGAGAACGGCTACATCCGCATCCGTTCCGGCCTGGAAGGCATGGCAACCCAGAGCAGCATCCCGGGCGTGTTCGCCGCCGGCGACGTGGCCGACCACGTTTACCGTCAGGCGGTCACCTCCGCCGGTTTTGGCTGCATGGCCGCCCTCGATGCCGAAAAGTTTCTGGATCAGCAGGACTGA
- a CDS encoding AAA family ATPase: MKQLVDTVVSELNQILLGKDQQVRLALCGLLARGHLLIEDIPGMGKTTLSHALAKILGLSYQRIQFTNDLLPADVLGYSMYDKEAGNLVFHPGPIFAQVVLADEINRASPRTQSALLEAMEERQVSIEGETRPLPQPFFVIATQNPIEQGGTFPLPESQLDRFLMRLRLGYPDPRAERELLEGEDRRVMTERLQTLLPQEALDQLQAAVHQVKASPALLDYVQRLLEQSRRMPGLMYGLSPRAGLGLLRAAKAWALMEGRQHVLPDDIQTIFPAIAEHRLEQGESGKSADRVRQLLASVSVLE; encoded by the coding sequence ATGAAACAACTGGTCGACACCGTAGTCAGCGAACTCAACCAGATTTTGCTGGGTAAGGATCAACAGGTACGGCTGGCCCTTTGCGGCCTGCTGGCCCGCGGGCACCTGCTGATCGAAGACATACCGGGCATGGGCAAGACCACCCTGTCGCACGCCCTCGCCAAAATCCTGGGGCTGAGCTACCAGCGCATCCAGTTCACCAACGACCTGCTGCCCGCCGACGTGCTGGGCTACTCGATGTACGACAAGGAAGCCGGCAACCTGGTGTTCCACCCGGGCCCCATTTTTGCCCAAGTGGTGCTGGCCGACGAGATCAACCGGGCCTCGCCACGCACTCAAAGCGCCCTGCTCGAGGCCATGGAGGAGCGGCAGGTGTCGATCGAAGGGGAAACCCGCCCCCTGCCCCAGCCCTTTTTCGTCATCGCCACCCAGAACCCCATCGAACAGGGCGGCACCTTCCCGCTGCCCGAATCCCAGCTCGACCGGTTTCTCATGCGACTGCGACTCGGCTACCCCGACCCGCGCGCCGAGCGGGAATTGCTGGAAGGGGAAGATCGCCGTGTCATGACCGAGCGACTCCAGACACTGCTGCCGCAGGAAGCCCTGGACCAACTGCAGGCAGCCGTCCATCAGGTGAAGGCCAGCCCCGCCCTGCTCGATTACGTGCAACGACTGCTCGAGCAGAGCCGCCGGATGCCCGGGTTGATGTACGGCCTGTCACCGCGGGCCGGCCTCGGCCTGTTGCGGGCGGCGAAAGCCTGGGCCCTGATGGAGGGGCGCCAGCACGTGCTGCCCGACGACATCCAGACCATCTTCCCGGCCATCGCCGAACACCGCCTGGAACAGGGCGAGTCCGGGAAGAGCGCCGACCGGGTCCGACAACTGCTCGCGTCGGTTTCCGTCCTTGAGTAA
- the infA gene encoding translation initiation factor IF-1 — MAKSDVIEMEGVIIDTLPNTMFRVELSNGHVVTAHISGKMRKNYIRILTGDKVKVELTPYDLSKGRIVYRAR, encoded by the coding sequence ATGGCGAAATCAGATGTCATTGAAATGGAAGGCGTTATTATCGACACCCTTCCGAATACCATGTTCCGTGTTGAGCTCAGCAACGGCCACGTGGTGACTGCTCACATCTCCGGAAAAATGCGCAAGAACTACATCCGCATCCTCACCGGCGACAAGGTCAAGGTCGAGCTGACCCCGTATGACCTGAGCAAGGGCCGCATCGTGTACCGGGCCCGCTAA
- a CDS encoding lipoprotein-releasing ABC transporter permease subunit translates to MFRPLSFYIGLRYTAAKRRNHFISFISLTSMIGLMLGVAVLIIVLSVMNGFDRELKQRILGMVPHAVIEGSGPLQDWASVDEQVQQHPRVLAAAPFIQGQGMVTGGGNVRGVMLNGVLPEQEKTVSIIENHMIDGSLDDLESGEFGIIIGRLMAASLRLKLGDKVTVVLPEASVTPAGVLPRLKRFTVKGIFSVGAELDGNYTLIHMDDAAKLMRTGGRAQGVRLLVDDLFAAPKVAEQAARTLEGRYYISDWTRTHGNLFQAIRMEKTMIGLLLMFIVAVAAFNIVSTLVMVVTDKTADIAILRTMGATPGRIMRIFIVQGAVIGVFGTLIGTGLGVLGALNISAFISWLEGALGHQFLSADVYFISYLPSQLQWPDVFIISGSGLAMSLLATIYPAWRASRVDPAEALRYE, encoded by the coding sequence ATGTTCAGACCCTTATCCTTCTATATCGGCTTGCGGTACACCGCGGCCAAACGTCGAAATCACTTCATTTCCTTTATCTCACTGACCTCCATGATCGGCCTGATGCTGGGCGTGGCGGTCCTGATCATTGTGCTCTCGGTCATGAACGGCTTCGACCGCGAGCTCAAGCAGCGAATCCTGGGCATGGTGCCCCATGCCGTGATCGAGGGATCCGGTCCCCTGCAGGACTGGGCCAGCGTTGATGAGCAGGTTCAGCAGCACCCCCGAGTGCTGGCGGCCGCGCCCTTCATTCAGGGCCAGGGTATGGTCACCGGCGGTGGCAACGTGCGCGGGGTCATGCTCAATGGCGTGCTGCCGGAACAGGAAAAGACCGTCTCCATCATCGAGAATCACATGATCGACGGCAGTCTGGACGACCTGGAATCCGGGGAGTTCGGCATCATCATTGGCCGGCTGATGGCCGCCAGTCTGCGCCTGAAGCTCGGGGACAAGGTCACGGTGGTGTTGCCGGAGGCATCGGTGACCCCAGCCGGTGTGCTGCCGCGCCTGAAGCGGTTTACCGTGAAAGGCATTTTCAGCGTTGGTGCGGAGCTGGATGGCAACTACACCCTGATCCACATGGACGATGCCGCCAAGCTGATGCGCACCGGCGGCCGCGCCCAGGGCGTGCGACTGCTGGTGGACGACCTGTTTGCCGCCCCCAAGGTGGCGGAGCAGGCGGCGCGAACCCTGGAGGGGCGCTATTACATTTCGGACTGGACCCGCACCCACGGCAACCTGTTCCAGGCCATCCGGATGGAAAAGACCATGATCGGTCTGCTGTTGATGTTCATTGTCGCAGTGGCGGCGTTCAACATCGTGTCGACCCTGGTCATGGTAGTGACCGACAAGACCGCGGACATCGCCATCTTGCGGACCATGGGCGCGACGCCGGGGCGGATCATGCGGATCTTCATCGTTCAGGGCGCGGTCATCGGCGTGTTCGGTACTCTGATCGGCACCGGGCTCGGCGTCCTGGGTGCGCTCAACATCAGCGCCTTCATATCCTGGCTCGAGGGCGCCCTAGGCCACCAGTTCCTCAGTGCCGACGTGTACTTCATCAGCTATCTGCCGTCCCAGTTGCAGTGGCCGGATGTGTTCATCATCAGCGGCTCAGGCCTGGCCATGAGTCTGTTGGCCACCATTTACCCCGCCTGGCGGGCGTCCCGGGTCGATCCGGCGGAGGCGCTTCGTTATGAATAA
- the clpA gene encoding ATP-dependent Clp protease ATP-binding subunit ClpA: MLSKDLEITLNTAFKNARDKRHEFMTVEHLLLALLDNESAVGVLKACGADLQRLQEELVEFVDSTTPLIPSNDSERETQPTLGFQRVLQRAVFHVQSSGKKEVTGANVLVAIFSEQESQAVYVLKKQNIARIDVVNFVSHGISRVQGAEDQEGHDQAAPDEAGEEGGHAKPLESYSTNLNEQARQGRIDPLIGREHEVERVVQILVRRRKNNPLLVGEAGVGKTAIAEGLAKRIVDGQVPEIISDAVVYSLDLGALLAGTKYRGDFEKRLKGLLAELKKEKHAILFIDEIHTIIGAGSASGGVMDASNLLKPMLSSGEIRCIGSTTFQEFRGIFEKDSALARRFQKIDVNEPSVEDTYQILKGLKPNFEKHHDLKYTDKALRVAAELADRYITDRHLPDKAIDVIDEAGARQRLQPENKRKKAIDVSDIEDVVANIARIPPKNVSTSDKDLLRNLERDLKMVVFGQDPAIESLSTAIKLARAGLKAPEKPEGAFLFAGPTGVGKTEVTKQLAKVLGIELVRFDMSEYMERHTVSRLIGAPPGYVGYDQGGLLTEAVNKHPHCVLLLDEIEKAHPEVFNLLLQVMDHGTLTDNNGRKADFRHVILVMTTNAGAETMARRSIGFSEQDHSTDGMEIISKTFTPEFRNRLDGIIQFADLQKETITHVVDKFLTELQAQLDEKHVVLHVDEDAKLWLADKGYDVTMGARPMSRLIQDMIKRPLAEQILFGRLSEKGGDVYVHLRNDELVFDYEDEPAEAV, translated from the coding sequence ATGCTGAGCAAAGATCTAGAAATTACGCTGAATACGGCCTTCAAGAATGCCCGCGACAAGCGTCATGAATTCATGACCGTGGAGCATCTGTTGTTGGCCCTGTTGGACAACGAATCGGCGGTGGGCGTTCTCAAGGCCTGTGGGGCCGATCTCCAGCGACTCCAGGAAGAGCTGGTTGAATTTGTCGACTCCACCACACCGTTGATCCCAAGCAATGACAGCGAACGCGAAACCCAGCCGACCCTTGGCTTCCAGCGGGTCCTGCAGCGGGCCGTGTTTCATGTCCAGTCATCCGGCAAGAAGGAAGTGACCGGAGCCAACGTACTGGTTGCGATTTTCAGCGAGCAGGAAAGTCAGGCGGTCTACGTTCTCAAGAAACAGAACATCGCCCGCATTGATGTGGTCAATTTTGTCTCCCACGGCATCTCCCGGGTTCAGGGCGCCGAAGATCAGGAAGGCCACGATCAGGCCGCCCCGGACGAAGCGGGCGAAGAGGGCGGTCATGCCAAGCCGCTGGAGAGCTACTCCACCAACCTCAACGAGCAGGCCCGACAGGGCCGGATCGATCCGCTGATCGGCCGTGAGCACGAGGTGGAGCGCGTGGTGCAGATCCTGGTGCGCCGGCGCAAGAACAATCCCTTGCTGGTGGGTGAGGCGGGCGTCGGCAAGACCGCCATTGCCGAAGGCCTGGCCAAGCGCATTGTCGACGGCCAGGTACCGGAAATTATCTCCGACGCGGTGGTCTACTCCCTGGACCTTGGCGCGCTGCTGGCCGGTACCAAGTACCGCGGCGACTTCGAGAAGCGCCTGAAGGGGCTGCTGGCCGAGCTGAAAAAGGAAAAGCACGCAATCCTGTTCATCGACGAGATCCACACCATCATCGGTGCCGGGTCGGCGTCCGGTGGCGTGATGGACGCCTCGAACCTGCTCAAGCCGATGCTCAGCTCCGGTGAAATCCGCTGCATTGGTTCCACCACGTTCCAGGAATTCCGCGGCATCTTCGAAAAGGACAGTGCACTGGCCCGCCGGTTCCAGAAGATCGACGTCAACGAGCCGAGTGTCGAGGACACCTACCAGATCCTCAAGGGTCTCAAGCCCAACTTCGAGAAGCACCACGATCTGAAGTACACCGACAAGGCCCTGCGGGTGGCGGCGGAGCTGGCGGATCGCTACATCACCGATCGCCATCTGCCGGACAAGGCCATCGATGTGATCGACGAAGCCGGGGCGCGGCAGCGCCTGCAGCCGGAAAACAAGCGCAAGAAGGCGATCGATGTCTCCGATATCGAAGACGTGGTGGCCAACATCGCCCGGATTCCGCCGAAGAACGTTTCCACCAGCGACAAGGACCTGCTGCGCAACCTGGAGCGGGACCTGAAGATGGTGGTGTTCGGCCAAGATCCGGCCATCGAGTCACTCTCGACCGCGATCAAGCTGGCCCGGGCTGGCCTGAAGGCGCCGGAGAAACCAGAGGGCGCGTTCCTGTTTGCCGGTCCGACCGGGGTCGGTAAGACCGAGGTCACCAAGCAGTTGGCCAAGGTCCTGGGCATCGAGCTGGTTCGGTTCGACATGTCCGAGTACATGGAACGGCACACGGTGTCTCGTCTGATCGGTGCGCCTCCGGGCTATGTCGGTTACGACCAGGGTGGTCTGCTGACCGAGGCGGTGAACAAGCATCCGCACTGCGTGCTGCTGCTTGATGAGATCGAGAAGGCGCATCCGGAAGTGTTCAACCTGCTGTTGCAGGTCATGGACCACGGCACCCTGACCGACAACAACGGGCGCAAGGCGGACTTCCGTCACGTGATTCTGGTGATGACTACCAACGCCGGTGCCGAGACCATGGCCCGTCGCTCGATCGGGTTCAGCGAGCAGGACCACAGCACCGACGGCATGGAGATCATCAGCAAGACCTTCACGCCGGAGTTCCGCAACCGTCTGGACGGCATCATTCAGTTTGCCGACCTGCAGAAGGAAACCATCACCCACGTGGTGGACAAGTTCCTCACCGAGCTGCAGGCGCAACTGGACGAGAAGCACGTGGTTCTGCACGTCGACGAGGACGCCAAGCTCTGGCTGGCGGACAAGGGCTACGACGTCACCATGGGTGCCCGTCCGATGTCGCGCCTGATCCAGGACATGATCAAGCGGCCCCTGGCCGAGCAGATCCTGTTCGGACGGCTGTCGGAGAAGGGCGGGGATGTCTACGTCCACCTGCGCAACGACGAACTGGTCTTCGATTACGAGGACGAGCCGGCCGAAGCGGTCTAG